A stretch of the Mycobacterium sp. ITM-2016-00317 genome encodes the following:
- a CDS encoding cytochrome P450 → MPTQPSRSIISNRHIEAIMPFISQSIKLGNLLIAAAARYVRPTLTADKTLCDAIANHTCDRDHPIRRCGANFQGGLSVTTSEQTSEVQSSAPEADSSSAPVFPFTRTCPFAPADDYADGGSIRKVSFKNIVPAWLVTDYNDVKAVLGDRRSSVRNIPDPSRGDEGGEPLPGFFVAMDPPDQTRLRKMLSREFTPRRMEAMRPAVERITNKLIDQMLEQDGPVDLVQALALPLPSLVICELLGIPYDRHDWFQEETVKFLRLDTTPEEAAETVASVMGYLGELTVSKMDDPGDDLISLLLNHVRSGDLTIPEVAGMAAFLLMAGHETTGNMISLSTYALLEHPDQLELLRQDPSRVPAAVEELLRFLDIIGNLPRYLTEDIELAGQTIPAGDIVMVAMDKANRDPKQFEDPDTLNILRTDAKGHVAFGHGIHVCLGAPLARVELQSVISTLFSRIPTLKVAVPSDEIQVKTEAKIFGLKSLPVTW, encoded by the coding sequence GTGCCCACCCAGCCGAGCCGATCAATCATCAGCAACCGCCACATCGAAGCTATAATGCCGTTTATCAGCCAATCTATAAAACTCGGCAATCTCCTTATCGCGGCGGCTGCGCGATACGTCCGGCCGACCTTGACGGCCGACAAAACTCTATGTGATGCTATCGCCAATCACACTTGTGACCGAGATCATCCGATTCGACGGTGTGGTGCGAACTTCCAAGGAGGACTCAGCGTGACGACCAGTGAGCAAACGTCGGAAGTCCAGTCCAGCGCTCCAGAGGCGGACTCCTCGTCGGCACCGGTATTTCCGTTCACGCGGACCTGCCCCTTCGCGCCCGCGGACGACTACGCCGATGGCGGCTCGATCCGCAAGGTTTCGTTCAAGAACATCGTCCCGGCCTGGCTGGTCACCGACTACAACGACGTCAAAGCGGTGCTCGGCGATCGCCGCTCCAGTGTCCGGAACATCCCCGACCCATCCCGGGGCGACGAGGGCGGCGAGCCCCTGCCGGGCTTCTTCGTCGCGATGGATCCGCCGGACCAGACCCGGCTGCGCAAGATGCTCTCCCGCGAGTTCACCCCACGACGCATGGAAGCCATGCGGCCCGCGGTGGAGCGGATCACGAACAAGCTGATCGATCAGATGCTCGAGCAGGACGGGCCGGTCGACCTGGTCCAGGCCCTGGCGCTCCCGTTGCCGTCCTTGGTGATCTGCGAATTGTTGGGAATCCCCTACGACCGGCACGATTGGTTCCAGGAAGAGACAGTGAAGTTCCTGCGTCTCGACACCACACCGGAAGAGGCGGCCGAGACGGTCGCATCGGTGATGGGGTATCTCGGAGAACTGACCGTCTCCAAGATGGACGATCCCGGCGACGATCTGATCAGCTTGCTGCTCAACCACGTTCGCAGCGGCGACCTGACAATCCCCGAGGTGGCCGGCATGGCCGCGTTCCTGCTGATGGCCGGGCATGAGACGACCGGCAACATGATCTCGCTGAGCACGTATGCCCTGCTGGAGCATCCCGATCAACTCGAACTGCTACGCCAGGACCCATCCCGGGTGCCTGCTGCGGTGGAAGAGCTGCTGCGCTTCCTCGACATCATCGGAAATCTGCCGCGCTACCTGACCGAGGACATTGAGCTCGCCGGTCAGACCATCCCGGCCGGCGACATCGTCATGGTGGCCATGGACAAGGCCAACCGCGACCCCAAACAATTCGAGGATCCGGACACGCTGAACATCCTGCGCACGGACGCCAAAGGCCACGTCGCCTTCGGGCACGGCATCCACGTGTGCCTCGGCGCCCCGCTCGCCCGCGTGGAATTACAGTCCGTGATCAGCACGCTGTTCAGCCGCATCCCGACACTCAAGGTCGCGGTCCCCTCCGACGAGATCCAGGTGAAGACCGAAGCCAAGATCTTCGGGCTGAAGTCGCTGCCCGTCACGTGGTAG
- a CDS encoding PDR/VanB family oxidoreductase: protein MASVDCREQASTVRLVMREYEADVIVVDKDVIADGVAALTLKEVGGHPLPEWTPGSHIDLIMSSGLVRQYSLCGDPADRHTWRIAVLREPDERSRGGSTYVHDILEQGAEIRIRGPRNHFQLAPSPNYLFIAGGIGITPIRAMLTEAEAAGANWKLFYGGRSTASMAFLDELAPYGDRVEFWAQDQRGLLDLEHILGTPQADTLVYCCGPQGLLAAVEDRCTAWPAGALRLERFSSSTVESEWVNTPIEVELAQQGVTLAVPADQSVLEAIEAHGVDVMSSCQSGMCGTCETPVIDGIPEHRDDVLTHEERERNDCMMICVSRSRGSKLVLDI from the coding sequence ATGGCCAGCGTTGACTGCCGGGAACAGGCAAGCACCGTGCGCCTGGTCATGCGGGAGTACGAGGCCGACGTCATCGTCGTCGACAAGGATGTCATCGCCGACGGCGTCGCCGCCCTGACGCTGAAAGAGGTCGGGGGCCACCCGCTCCCGGAGTGGACACCCGGTTCACACATCGACCTCATCATGTCCTCCGGCCTGGTACGCCAGTACTCGCTGTGCGGTGATCCCGCAGATCGGCACACCTGGCGCATCGCAGTGCTCCGCGAGCCCGATGAACGCTCCCGCGGGGGATCGACTTACGTGCACGACATCCTCGAGCAGGGCGCCGAGATCCGCATTCGGGGTCCTCGCAACCACTTCCAGCTGGCGCCGTCGCCCAACTACCTGTTCATCGCCGGCGGCATCGGCATCACCCCGATCCGGGCGATGCTGACCGAGGCAGAGGCGGCGGGCGCGAACTGGAAGCTGTTCTACGGGGGCCGCAGCACCGCATCCATGGCCTTCCTCGATGAACTGGCCCCTTACGGTGACCGGGTCGAATTCTGGGCGCAGGATCAGCGGGGGCTGCTTGATCTGGAGCACATCCTCGGCACCCCGCAAGCGGACACCTTGGTGTATTGCTGCGGTCCGCAGGGTCTGCTCGCCGCGGTCGAAGACCGCTGCACGGCCTGGCCCGCCGGGGCGCTGCGACTGGAACGCTTCAGCTCCAGCACTGTCGAGAGCGAATGGGTCAATACCCCCATCGAGGTCGAATTGGCCCAGCAGGGTGTGACGTTGGCCGTGCCCGCGGACCAGTCTGTGCTCGAGGCGATCGAGGCGCACGGTGTCGACGTGATGTCCTCGTGCCAGTCCGGCATGTGTGGAACCTGCGAAACACCGGTCATCGACGGCATTCCCGAACACCGCGATGACGTCCTCACCCACGAGGAACGCGAACGCAACGACTGCATGATGATCTGCGTGTCCCGCAGCCGTGGGAGCAAGCTGGTTCTCGACATCTGA
- a CDS encoding LLM class F420-dependent oxidoreductase, giving the protein MRIGTVLDFGRPMADVGDEIAAWEEAGLSSVTLGEAYSLDAPTQLAYLAARTHSVELATGVLPLDTRTPSLIAMTAAGLDYVSAGRARLGLGPSGPQVVEGFHGLPFEGVLGKTRETIEIRRSVWRREALQHRGRYYQVPLAPGRGTGLGKPLKLINRPVRNQIPISIASLGPRMVELTAEIADGWEPIFFYPEKLHEVWGEALGNGAAKRSADLAPLEIIARAPVAVTDGDPSPWVQAAKPQLALYVGGMGSREKNFYNELVSAYGFATEAATIQDHFLAGRVAEATAAVPDELVHATALIGNADHIRQRLTALQQAGVTLVNITPMATDPDERLDAVKTVAALGKEIS; this is encoded by the coding sequence ATGCGTATCGGAACCGTCCTGGACTTCGGGAGGCCGATGGCCGACGTCGGAGACGAAATCGCCGCGTGGGAGGAGGCCGGGCTGTCCTCGGTGACCCTGGGCGAGGCGTACTCGCTCGACGCGCCAACACAACTCGCCTATCTTGCGGCGCGCACGCACTCCGTCGAGTTGGCGACCGGCGTCCTGCCACTCGACACCCGCACCCCGTCACTCATCGCGATGACCGCGGCCGGACTGGATTACGTCTCGGCCGGCCGGGCCCGCCTCGGCCTCGGGCCTTCCGGCCCCCAGGTCGTCGAGGGATTCCACGGGCTGCCCTTCGAAGGTGTCCTCGGTAAGACCCGCGAGACCATCGAGATCCGCCGGTCCGTGTGGCGGCGTGAGGCACTGCAGCATCGGGGCCGGTACTACCAGGTTCCGCTGGCGCCGGGCCGCGGGACAGGCCTGGGCAAACCGCTCAAGCTCATCAATCGCCCTGTGCGCAACCAGATTCCGATCTCCATCGCATCGCTGGGACCGCGGATGGTGGAACTGACCGCCGAGATCGCCGACGGGTGGGAACCGATCTTCTTCTACCCCGAGAAGCTCCACGAAGTCTGGGGCGAGGCGCTGGGCAACGGCGCCGCCAAACGGTCCGCCGACCTGGCTCCCCTGGAGATCATCGCGCGGGCACCGGTGGCCGTCACCGACGGTGATCCCTCCCCCTGGGTGCAGGCCGCCAAACCCCAACTGGCGCTGTACGTAGGTGGAATGGGCTCCCGCGAGAAGAATTTCTACAACGAATTGGTGTCCGCGTACGGATTCGCCACAGAGGCCGCCACCATCCAGGATCACTTCCTGGCCGGCCGTGTCGCCGAAGCCACCGCCGCGGTGCCCGACGAACTGGTGCACGCCACCGCGCTGATCGGGAACGCCGACCACATCCGCCAACGGCTCACCGCACTGCAGCAAGCAGGCGTGACCCTGGTCAACATCACCCCCATGGCAACCGACCCCGACGAACGTCTCGACGCGGTCAAAACCGTTGCTGCCCTTGGTAAGGAGATCTCATGA
- a CDS encoding NAD(P)/FAD-dependent oxidoreductase yields MSETLDANVALNADELRDALVEANVPCLIGVLYQLTGDGRWLEEPYRIAPTMGFESHDDGGLPAERVDEIRAAAFTAITDWSTGTPAASPAPNGAELIKLMSAVMGEPVGEKYVSLAAEQLGFAPYVPDDVTDRCADTGFSAIVVGAGFSGLAAAVHLKKAGIPFRVLERNDHVGGTWYEANYPGARVDVPNDLYSYSFFHREWSQNFAQPDEIRQYIDDLVAHFGLATHIETGVTVEGAQWDADTQEWVVQTSHAGGTETIRAKALITAAGLHNTPNIPQFQGLSDFAGEVVHSARWTPEAEYRGKKVAVVGAGASAMQVVCKIAEDVEHMVVVQPEPHWITPNEQYFRKQPASRHWLYRHVPYYRAWSRFRLYWIYTERNYPALRVDPKAAEKGKLVSSLNDAYRRSFIAYLSEQLEGREDLIEKCTPAYPPFGKRLLMDNGWFATLRRPNVTLVAEGIDHLTERTLVTASGEEHEVDMLILCTGFQQQRYLYPMELRGRDGVELRESWSDDNARAYLGITAPGYPNLFFLYGPNTNPPGGSWLTIAEAQVRYVVEMLTQMVRDDVAAVECRPEPFEDYNRDLDDTNDAMVYAMDGVQNYYRNSKGRVVTNSPWAVPDYFARTSQPNLADYTITRGSTHV; encoded by the coding sequence ATGAGTGAAACCCTCGACGCCAACGTCGCCCTCAATGCCGACGAACTCCGCGACGCTCTGGTAGAGGCCAATGTGCCCTGCCTGATCGGCGTGCTCTATCAACTGACCGGCGATGGCCGCTGGTTGGAGGAGCCATACCGGATCGCGCCCACCATGGGGTTCGAAAGCCATGACGACGGCGGGCTGCCCGCCGAGCGTGTCGACGAGATTCGAGCGGCCGCCTTCACCGCGATCACGGACTGGAGCACCGGAACCCCGGCCGCTTCCCCGGCGCCGAACGGCGCGGAACTGATCAAGCTGATGTCCGCGGTGATGGGCGAACCGGTCGGCGAGAAGTACGTATCGCTGGCCGCCGAGCAGCTCGGGTTCGCGCCGTACGTCCCCGACGACGTCACGGATCGCTGTGCGGACACCGGATTCTCGGCCATCGTCGTCGGCGCCGGTTTCTCCGGTCTGGCGGCGGCTGTTCACCTCAAAAAGGCCGGCATCCCGTTCCGGGTGCTGGAGCGCAACGACCACGTCGGCGGTACCTGGTACGAGGCCAACTACCCCGGTGCCCGCGTCGACGTCCCGAACGACCTCTACTCCTACTCGTTCTTCCACCGGGAATGGAGCCAGAACTTCGCCCAACCCGACGAGATCCGGCAGTACATCGACGACCTCGTCGCGCATTTCGGCCTCGCCACCCACATCGAGACGGGTGTCACCGTCGAGGGGGCCCAGTGGGATGCGGACACCCAGGAATGGGTGGTCCAGACCAGCCACGCCGGGGGTACCGAGACCATCCGCGCCAAGGCACTGATCACCGCCGCCGGGCTGCACAACACCCCCAACATCCCGCAATTCCAGGGACTTTCGGACTTCGCTGGCGAGGTGGTGCATTCGGCGCGCTGGACCCCGGAGGCCGAGTACCGCGGGAAGAAGGTCGCCGTGGTCGGTGCGGGCGCCAGCGCCATGCAGGTGGTGTGCAAGATCGCCGAGGACGTCGAGCACATGGTGGTCGTCCAGCCCGAACCGCACTGGATCACCCCCAACGAACAGTACTTCCGCAAGCAGCCGGCCAGCCGGCACTGGCTGTACCGCCACGTGCCGTACTACCGGGCGTGGTCACGGTTCCGGCTCTACTGGATCTACACCGAGCGCAACTACCCCGCGCTGCGGGTGGACCCGAAGGCGGCGGAGAAGGGCAAGCTGGTCAGCTCGCTCAACGACGCGTACCGGCGGAGCTTCATCGCGTACCTGAGCGAGCAACTCGAGGGCCGCGAGGATCTCATCGAGAAGTGCACCCCGGCGTACCCCCCGTTCGGCAAGCGCCTGCTGATGGACAACGGCTGGTTCGCCACCCTGCGCCGCCCCAACGTGACCCTGGTCGCCGAGGGCATCGATCACCTGACCGAACGCACCCTGGTGACCGCGTCCGGCGAGGAGCACGAGGTCGACATGCTGATCCTGTGCACCGGGTTCCAGCAGCAGCGCTACCTGTATCCGATGGAACTGCGCGGGCGCGACGGCGTCGAACTCCGGGAGTCCTGGAGCGACGACAACGCCCGGGCATACCTCGGCATCACCGCGCCGGGATACCCGAACCTGTTCTTCCTCTACGGTCCGAACACCAATCCCCCGGGCGGGAGTTGGTTGACCATCGCCGAGGCTCAGGTCCGCTACGTCGTGGAGATGCTGACCCAGATGGTGCGCGACGACGTCGCGGCCGTCGAATGCCGGCCCGAACCGTTCGAGGACTACAACCGCGACCTCGACGACACCAACGACGCCATGGTCTACGCCATGGACGGCGTACAGAACTACTACCGCAACAGCAAGGGCCGCGTCGTCACCAATTCACCGTGGGCGGTTCCCGATTACTTTGCCCGCACGTCCCAGCCGAACCTGGCGGACTACACCATCACCCGAGGAAGCACACATGTCTGA
- a CDS encoding acetyl-CoA C-acetyltransferase produces MSDEAFIYEAIRTPRGKQRGGALNEVKPISLVVGLVNEMRIRFPHLDETMISDLILGVVSPLGDQGAVLARTAVLAAKLPDTTGGVQMNRFCGSGLEAVNTAAQKVRSGWDDLVLAGGVESMSRVPMGSDGGAWANDPETNYAVSFVPQGIGADLIATIEGFSREDVDAYAVRSQQRAAAAWSGGYFAKSIVPVKDQNGLVILDHDEHMRPNTTLESLGKLKPAFIDIGAMGGFNEVALQKYHTVEKINHVHHGGNSSGIVDGAALLLIGSEKAGVAQGLTPRARIVATATSGADGTIMLTGPTPATRKVLDRAGLTVDDIDLFELNEAFASVVLKFQKDLGIPDEKLNVNGGAIAMGHPLGATGAMITGTMVDELERRGAKRALITLCIGGGMGVATIIERV; encoded by the coding sequence ATGTCTGACGAAGCGTTCATCTACGAGGCGATCCGTACCCCGCGCGGTAAGCAGCGCGGCGGCGCCCTCAACGAGGTCAAGCCGATCAGTCTCGTCGTCGGTCTGGTCAATGAGATGCGAATCCGATTCCCGCACCTGGACGAGACCATGATCTCCGATCTGATCCTGGGCGTGGTGTCCCCGCTGGGCGATCAGGGTGCCGTGCTGGCCCGTACCGCCGTGCTGGCCGCCAAGTTGCCCGACACCACCGGCGGTGTGCAGATGAACCGGTTCTGCGGATCCGGATTGGAAGCCGTCAACACCGCCGCGCAGAAGGTGCGTTCGGGCTGGGACGACCTGGTGCTCGCCGGCGGCGTGGAGTCGATGAGCCGGGTCCCGATGGGTTCTGACGGCGGCGCCTGGGCCAACGACCCCGAGACCAACTATGCGGTGTCCTTTGTGCCCCAAGGCATCGGCGCCGACCTGATCGCCACCATCGAGGGCTTCTCCCGCGAGGACGTCGACGCCTACGCGGTGCGCAGCCAGCAGCGCGCGGCCGCGGCCTGGTCGGGTGGCTACTTCGCCAAATCGATCGTGCCGGTCAAGGATCAGAACGGCCTGGTCATCCTCGACCACGATGAGCACATGCGGCCTAACACCACCCTGGAGAGCCTGGGCAAACTCAAGCCCGCGTTCATCGACATCGGCGCCATGGGTGGCTTCAACGAAGTCGCGCTGCAGAAGTACCACACGGTCGAGAAGATCAACCACGTCCACCACGGTGGCAACAGCTCGGGCATCGTCGATGGCGCCGCCCTGCTGCTGATCGGATCCGAGAAGGCCGGCGTGGCACAGGGACTGACTCCGCGGGCACGCATCGTCGCGACGGCCACCAGCGGCGCGGACGGCACCATCATGCTGACCGGGCCCACCCCGGCCACCCGCAAGGTGCTCGACCGGGCCGGGCTGACCGTCGACGACATCGACCTGTTCGAACTGAACGAGGCCTTCGCCTCGGTGGTGCTCAAGTTCCAGAAGGACCTGGGCATCCCGGACGAGAAGCTCAACGTCAACGGTGGCGCCATCGCGATGGGCCACCCACTCGGCGCCACCGGCGCCATGATCACCGGAACCATGGTCGACGAACTCGAACGCCGCGGCGCCAAGCGTGCACTGATCACCCTGTGCATCGGCGGCGGCATGGGCGTGGCCACCATCATCGAGAGGGTTTAA
- a CDS encoding 3-hydroxyacyl-CoA dehydrogenase NAD-binding domain-containing protein codes for MTENTIQWDKDADGIVTLTLDDPTGSANVMNDHYRESMHNVVNHLEAEKDSVTGVVLTSAKKTFFAGGDLKGLIKLGPEDAAAAFELAESAKRDLRRLETLGVPVVAAINGAALGGGLEIALATHHRIAADVRGVVIGLPEVTLGLLPGGGGVARTVRMFGVQKAFTEILSTGARFSPAKAKDIGLVDELVGSVEELVPAAKSWIKANSEAHTQPWDTKGYKMPGGTPSSPGLAAILPSFPATLKKQLKGAPVPAPRAILDAAVEGAQVDFDTASRIESRYFVQLVTGQTAKNMIQAFFLDQQSISGGASRPEGIGSTPITKIGVLGAGMMGAGIAYVSAKAGYDVVLKDVTIEAAQKGKAYSEKIEAKAVSRGQTTQEKSDALLAKIAPTADAADLAGVDFVIEAVFEDETLKHKVFGEIEDIVEPNAILGSNTSTLPITGLAAGVKRQEDFIGIHFFSPVDKMPLVEIIKGEKTSDEALARVFDYTLAIKKTPIVVNDSRGFFTSRVIRTFVNEAMALLGEGIEPTTIEQAGGQAGYPAPPLQLLDELNLELLQKISIASKAAAASEGTTYVEHPGELVVEKMIEIGRPSRLKGAGFYEYVDGKRAGLWPGLRETFNSGSTTIPLQDAIDRLLFSEALETQKCFDEGVLKTSADANVGSILGIGYPAWTGGSAQYIVGYEGPHGVGKAAFVARAKELAARYGDRFTPPASLES; via the coding sequence ATGACCGAGAATACGATTCAGTGGGACAAAGATGCCGACGGCATCGTCACCCTGACGTTGGACGACCCGACCGGCTCGGCCAACGTGATGAACGACCATTACCGCGAGTCGATGCACAACGTGGTGAATCATCTGGAGGCAGAGAAGGATTCGGTCACCGGCGTGGTACTCACCAGCGCCAAGAAGACCTTCTTCGCCGGTGGTGATCTCAAGGGCCTGATCAAGCTCGGACCCGAGGATGCCGCGGCGGCGTTCGAGCTGGCCGAGTCCGCCAAGCGTGATCTGCGCCGGCTGGAGACCCTCGGCGTGCCGGTGGTGGCGGCTATCAACGGTGCCGCCCTCGGTGGCGGCCTGGAGATCGCGCTGGCCACCCACCACCGCATCGCCGCCGACGTGCGCGGAGTGGTGATCGGCCTGCCCGAGGTGACCCTGGGGCTGCTGCCCGGCGGTGGCGGCGTGGCCCGCACCGTGCGCATGTTCGGTGTGCAGAAGGCCTTCACCGAGATCCTGTCGACCGGCGCCCGGTTCAGCCCGGCCAAGGCCAAGGACATCGGTCTGGTCGACGAATTGGTCGGCAGCGTCGAGGAATTGGTACCCGCCGCCAAGTCGTGGATCAAGGCGAATTCGGAGGCGCACACCCAGCCGTGGGATACCAAGGGCTACAAGATGCCCGGCGGCACTCCCTCTTCGCCGGGCCTGGCAGCCATCCTGCCGTCCTTCCCGGCGACGTTGAAGAAGCAGCTCAAGGGCGCCCCGGTGCCCGCGCCGCGGGCCATCTTGGATGCCGCGGTCGAGGGTGCGCAGGTCGATTTCGACACCGCCTCGCGCATCGAGAGCCGCTACTTCGTGCAGCTGGTGACCGGGCAGACCGCGAAGAACATGATCCAGGCGTTCTTCCTCGATCAGCAGTCCATCAGCGGCGGCGCCTCGCGCCCGGAGGGCATCGGCTCGACCCCGATCACCAAGATCGGCGTACTGGGCGCGGGCATGATGGGCGCCGGTATCGCCTACGTGTCGGCCAAGGCCGGCTACGACGTCGTACTGAAGGACGTCACGATCGAGGCCGCGCAGAAGGGTAAGGCCTACTCGGAGAAAATCGAGGCCAAGGCGGTCAGCCGCGGGCAGACCACTCAGGAGAAGTCCGACGCGCTGCTCGCCAAGATCGCCCCGACCGCGGATGCGGCCGATCTGGCCGGTGTCGATTTCGTGATCGAGGCGGTGTTCGAGGACGAAACCCTCAAGCACAAGGTGTTCGGCGAGATCGAGGACATCGTCGAACCCAACGCCATCCTCGGCTCGAACACCTCCACGCTGCCGATCACCGGTCTGGCGGCCGGCGTGAAGCGCCAGGAGGACTTCATCGGCATCCACTTCTTCAGCCCCGTCGACAAGATGCCGCTGGTGGAGATCATCAAGGGCGAGAAGACCTCTGACGAGGCGCTGGCCCGGGTGTTCGACTACACCCTGGCGATCAAGAAGACCCCGATCGTGGTCAACGACAGCCGCGGGTTCTTCACCTCTCGGGTGATCCGGACCTTCGTCAACGAGGCCATGGCGCTGCTGGGCGAGGGCATCGAACCCACCACCATCGAGCAGGCCGGCGGACAGGCCGGCTACCCCGCGCCTCCGCTGCAGCTGCTCGACGAGCTCAACCTGGAACTACTGCAGAAGATCTCGATCGCCTCCAAGGCCGCGGCCGCGAGCGAGGGCACGACCTACGTCGAGCACCCGGGTGAGCTCGTGGTCGAGAAGATGATCGAGATCGGTCGTCCGTCGCGCCTGAAGGGTGCGGGCTTCTACGAGTACGTCGACGGCAAGCGGGCCGGGTTGTGGCCGGGCCTGCGGGAGACCTTCAACTCCGGCAGCACCACGATCCCGCTGCAGGACGCCATCGACCGCCTGCTGTTCTCCGAAGCCCTGGAGACGCAGAAGTGCTTCGACGAGGGTGTCCTGAAGACCAGTGCCGACGCGAATGTCGGGTCGATCCTGGGCATCGGGTACCCGGCCTGGACCGGTGGTTCCGCGCAGTACATCGTCGGCTACGAGGGTCCCCACGGTGTCGGTAAGGCCGCGTTCGTGGCCCGGGCCAAGGAGCTGGCCGCCCGCTACGGCGACCGCTTCACCCCGCCCGCCTCGCTGGAAAGCTAG
- a CDS encoding long-chain-fatty-acid--CoA ligase codes for MYLTQALHRAVVQTPDLPATIFGERIRTWAQSADRAARLAAAFHGLGVATDDRVALLAQNNDAYHDFLFAVPWADAVAVPVNTRWSVHEIAFSLEDAGAVVLVVDDAFLDMVDDLRVLAPTVRSYIHTGDRPRPDGVLGFEEIIAAHDPVPDARRGGDALAAIYYTGGTTGTPKGVMLSHANLMAAALGALATGQFLAPRGRLLHSAPMFHLADGSGWLARNVVGGSHVILPGFTPESVAEAIEQHQITDMFLAPTMIQMFVDSPAAARHDLSSLKHLIYGASPISQAVLERAMRLLPQAKLLQAYGMTELAPTTTVLTAEEHLDPALLRSAGRAVPIAEVKIVDEDGNEVPRGTVGEVAARGPHVMLGYWNRPEETAQALRGGWMHTGDGGYLDDNGYLFIVDRIKDMIVTGGENVYSAEVENALAQHPSVATCAVIGVPDADWGERVHAVVVLHDGATTTAEELREHCGSLIARYKAPRTVDFVDALPLTAAAKVSKVDLRKRYWDGESRSVN; via the coding sequence ATGTACCTGACACAGGCTTTGCACCGCGCGGTGGTGCAGACCCCCGATTTGCCGGCCACGATCTTCGGTGAGCGCATCCGGACCTGGGCCCAGAGTGCGGACCGTGCCGCCCGATTGGCGGCGGCGTTCCACGGTCTGGGTGTGGCGACCGATGACCGCGTCGCACTGCTGGCGCAGAACAACGACGCCTACCACGACTTCCTCTTCGCGGTGCCCTGGGCGGACGCGGTCGCGGTGCCGGTGAACACTCGCTGGAGCGTCCACGAGATCGCGTTCTCACTCGAAGACGCCGGTGCCGTGGTGCTGGTGGTCGACGACGCCTTCCTCGACATGGTGGACGATTTGCGGGTGCTGGCCCCGACGGTGCGGTCCTACATCCACACCGGCGATCGGCCCCGCCCGGACGGTGTGCTCGGCTTCGAGGAGATCATCGCCGCGCATGATCCGGTGCCGGACGCCCGTCGGGGTGGGGACGCGCTGGCGGCGATCTACTACACCGGCGGCACGACGGGCACGCCCAAGGGGGTCATGCTCAGCCATGCCAATTTGATGGCGGCGGCGTTGGGGGCGCTGGCGACCGGGCAGTTCCTCGCACCGCGTGGCCGACTGTTGCACAGTGCGCCGATGTTCCACCTGGCCGACGGGTCGGGGTGGTTGGCCCGCAACGTCGTCGGCGGCAGCCACGTCATCCTGCCGGGCTTCACCCCGGAATCGGTCGCGGAGGCGATCGAGCAGCACCAGATCACCGATATGTTCCTGGCCCCCACGATGATTCAGATGTTCGTCGATTCGCCGGCAGCGGCACGCCATGATCTGTCCAGCCTCAAGCATCTGATCTATGGCGCTTCGCCGATCTCGCAGGCAGTGCTGGAGCGGGCGATGCGGCTGCTACCGCAGGCGAAGCTGCTCCAGGCCTACGGCATGACGGAGTTGGCCCCGACCACGACGGTGCTGACCGCCGAGGAACACCTGGATCCCGCGCTGCTGAGATCAGCGGGGCGGGCGGTGCCGATCGCCGAGGTGAAGATCGTCGACGAGGACGGCAACGAGGTGCCGCGCGGCACGGTCGGTGAGGTCGCAGCGCGTGGCCCGCACGTGATGCTCGGCTACTGGAACCGGCCCGAGGAGACCGCGCAGGCGCTGCGCGGCGGTTGGATGCACACGGGCGACGGCGGCTACCTGGACGACAACGGGTATCTGTTCATCGTCGACCGGATCAAGGACATGATCGTCACCGGCGGGGAGAACGTGTACTCCGCAGAGGTCGAGAACGCGCTGGCACAGCATCCGAGCGTGGCCACCTGCGCGGTGATCGGTGTGCCCGACGCCGACTGGGGTGAGCGGGTCCATGCCGTGGTCGTCCTGCACGACGGTGCGACGACGACCGCCGAGGAACTGCGGGAACACTGCGGGTCGCTGATCGCGCGGTACAAGGCCCCGCGAACCGTCGATTTCGTCGACGCGCTGCCGCTGACCGCGGCGGCGAAGGTGTCGAAAGTCGACCTGCGCAAGCGCTATTGGGACGGCGAGTCCCGCTCCGTCAACTGA